In Glycine max cultivar Williams 82 chromosome 15, Glycine_max_v4.0, whole genome shotgun sequence, the DNA window CTAAATAAGTGAAAATACAATGATACCTCAAAGTACTTTCTTCTTCTgactacatattttttaaatcttaaaaatttgaaaataaaaataaaaaataataacagaaAATAAATGCTCACGGTCACCTAATCTTCCAACCTAGGCTTAATCCCACATTAAACTTCTCACCCCCTGCCCATGAATATGTGTCCATACACTAATCCTTGTTGGTCATTTCATCCTATATTTTTCCATCGTTTTCAATAAGCACAAAAAGCAAAATCACTAAAGTAAACTCACACTCGAATGTAATCTTCCCACCCAAATTCAAGTTACACTTCCCAAAGCAAAAGCCACAGATTTCTTAACGGGCAATGTCTTGCAGTTGCAGTTGTTACGTGTGAAGGATGaggacaatgaaaaaaaaaaaaagagagaaagaatagaaaaagggGTCCCATTCTTCCCtccttttctttccttctccaaATCTATATAAAGCAGCACCATTTGCATCAACCTTTACCTCAACTCACCCATCAAACCCACACACCTCACCTATTAGAAGTAACAAAAGACCCTCCCTCTCAAAAGAATAAACAAGTATAAAAAGAAGGCACTTCCCTCAAACAGAAACTACCCACAAACAAActtgttctctctctcttttctcaaGCCTTAAATGAGTAAAAAAGAGTGAAGAAAGGAAACAAAGGAGCACCATATTTTTGGTTTGAGAAACATAACTAAGCAAGAGAGTTCAAATGGGGAAGAGAGAGTTTCATGGGGTGGTGTTGATGTCGTTGTGTTTGTGGGTTTGTGGTGTCACAGCCTCTGTGACTTATGACCACAAGGCCATTGTGGTTGATGGCAAGAGAAGAATTTTGATCTCTGGCTCCATTCACTACCCTAGAAGCACACCTCAAGTACGCACTCCACTCCATGTTTCCATCATGGCTGcatcaaattttgttttctcaatcatttcttgcattttttcttttttttcttcttctttttccattcatgcatgaacataaattatgtttattattgcaGATGTGGCCAGACCTTATTCAAAAGGCCAAAGATGGAGGCCTTGATGTCATTCAGACCTATGTGTTTTGGAATGGCCATGAACCTTCTCCTGGGCAAGTAATGCAAACACATttccttaattttatatttatttttttatagcatAGTATATTCGAGTTTTTACATTGTGATTGAATCACAAACATCAATATatagtttgttgacttttacaaACTATCTCAAAAGTTGGTACCAATGGTGATTTCTGATTGATGGACAGTAAACTGATGGTTCATAGAAATTAGACTCTTTCCAAACTCCAATCTcattctttgttgtttttgtatTCTTTTCACTGGTCAGAAAGTTTAAAATGGAAAAGACTCATTGAAGTTTTATGTAATGTTGGAAATTTGCAGTACTATTTCGAAGATAGGTTCGACTTGGTTAAATTCGTGAAGCTCGTGCAGCAAGCAGGCCTCTATGTTCATCTCCGTATTGGTCCCTACATATGTGCTGAATGGAACTTCGGGTAATGATTTTAATGATGTTATATGAACACCTTCTTAGGGGAAGAGAAAAAATCTTtggttaaaaaaggaaaataatgatTCTTAGGAAACACTCAAAGGTCACATGCTCTGTTTTCTGTTCAGGGGATTTCCTGTCTGGCTCAAGTATGTTCCAGGCATTGCTTTCAGAACCGACAATGAGCCGTTCAAGGTTGGAGTTTACCATTTTCGAACctcaatattataattataataatttgctTATTATTATTGGTTGATTGAAAATAGTTTAATGAATTATTGAATCATATAACCAacacttcaatttttaaatcaCGATGTGTGTAGGCGGCAATGCAAAAATTCACTGCAAAGATTGTTAGCTTGATGAAAGAAAATAGGTTGTTTCAATCCCAGGGTGGTCCAATAATTATGTCACAGGTAAATACAAGACTATATAATATGTTTGTATaattgattttacaaaaaagtttGTTGAGCCAATTTGAATAACGATGATGCTtaatttggtttgtttttttcaaCTGAATTTGACAGATTGAGAACGAGTATGGACCGGTTGAATGGGAAATTGGTGCTCCTGGAAAAGCTTATACGAAATGGGCTGCACAAATGGCTGTTGGTCTAGACACTGGTGTTCCATGGGTTATGTGCAAGCAAGAAGATGCTCCTGATCCTGTTGTAAGTTactcttttattctttatcataaaaaaaacgtTTTCGTGCGTGGATTTGGATTTGAAGATGTCTTTTTGACTTTTTCCCTTATAGGATTCTTATTCTATTCTGTTAAATTTGTGTGACCCATCTAAATATGGTGGTGGGGTTTTTAAGAGTGTTGTGGCTACTTTGGTTGGGATAAGGTTGTTGCTTTTTCTATAccatgatattttttatgttttctctgTGTTTGTTTTACCTTTATTTGGAGGAAGGTGCTTTGGGTTTTATTATCTATCTTCACTTTTTTCTTGCTTCTTTTGGTTGTTTTGTAAGCGCAGTGATTGAAGTTCTTCTGTCTCCTTTActcttcttaaaaaattaaaaaagaaattgagaaagtggcaagatttttctttttttgagggGAAGCTTGTGTTTTCACAGGAAAATTGATTATTCTCTCTGATCTGTATTATTTTACTGATTGCGATATAGATTGACACTTGCAATGGATACTACTGTGAAAACTTCAAGCCCAACAAGAACACCAAACCCAAAATGTGGACTGAGAATTGGACTGGGTGGTGAGTCTTAACAAATGCTACCTTGAAGgatgaaaatgtttttattttggtgcTATATTTAGTTTGATGTCTCTTGTTCTGTAGGTACACAGATTTTGGTGGTGCAGTCCCTCGTAGACCAGCAGAAGACTTGGCATTCTCGGTTGCAAGATTCATACAGAATGGTGGTTCATTTGTTAACTACTATATGGTATGTTGGTTTATCCATTGTGAATAGTTCCTTGTTCCTCCATTGCAAGATTCATACAGAATGGTGGTTCATTTGTGAATCGTTTCTTGTTCATGTGCAACAATTCAACTCATGTTCTAGAAACTTTGGTTTGAGTCTaagatctcatttttttttaatccagtACCATGGAGGAACGAACTTTGGCCGGACATCTGGTGGCCTCTTTATTGCCACTAGCTATGACTATGATGCGCCGCTTGATGAATATGGTATGaagtaataataaattgtttACATGCTTTGGATGATGATAATACACATTTAAAGCTCTTGAAAACATAAGGAAGCTTTTGGCTAAAGTGATATTAGAGGGAAAAGAAAAGTGATAGTTTTATTGTTCTAGCAAAGAGCACAAATTCACTTTTAGGCACCATATGGCAAAAGCTGAAAAACATTTTCACTTAAGCCTGATGCTTGTTCAATTATACCACTGTACCAGGACTTCAAAATGAACCAAAGTATGAGCATTTGAGAAATTTGCATAAAGCAATAAAACAATGTGAACCTGCTTTAGTGGCTACAGATCCCAAAGTTCAATCGCTTGGATATAACCTTGAGGTAAAGTCCCTGAGCTTGTTTGTGATGAAAGCCAACAGAATTGCCTTTGTGTTGAAAATTCATTTGATTCCTTTTGTTTATATAATCTTAGGCACATGTGTTCTCGACCCCTGGTGCTTGTGCTGCATTCATTGCAAATTATGACACCAAATCTTATGCAAAAGCTACATTTGGAAATGGGCAATATGATCTACCACCTTGGTCTATCAGTATTCTTCCTGACTGCAAAACTGTTGTTTACAACACAGCAAAGGTAACACAAGACTGGTGACTATGTTAAATAAGTTTTGCAttcttgttttttgtttaaaaaaggtACATTTGATGAAATTATGTATAGAGGAAACAATCTGACTGTGATAtatttctttgaaaaactgGACAAATCCTCCCAAGGTGTTCTTGAAGGACAGACAAAGATTAGTGTTTTAAgcagaattcttttgtatttaCTATGTTAATGCTTTTGAAGTGTGAAACTGTAAATATTCACGGCATTTATCCATTTTATGTAGGTTGGTAACAGCTGGCTGAAAAAGATGACTCCAGTAAACAGTGCATTTGCTTGGCAGTCATACAATGAAGAACCTGCCTCATCCAGTCAAGCTGATTCCATTGCAGCATATGCACTTTGGGAGCAGGTCAACGTGACCCGCGATTCTTCAGATTATTTGTGGTATATGACAGAGTAAGCATCTTTCAACTTATCAAACTtcttaaagacaaaaaattattggaaTGTTGATCTCTTTATGCATACTAATGTTATCCTCTCTCCATCTAACCAATATTGATGTCCTTTGTTCAGTGTCTACATTAATGCTAATGAAGGATTCTTAAAGAATGGACAATCTCCTGTTCTCACCGCAATGTCAGCAGGCCATGTTCTCCATGTTTTCATTAATGATCAACTTGCAGGTGAATAACACTGCTATGCCTCTTTTGCTTAGTGTctataataaacaataattttacaTGTTCAACTTCTGTATGAACATCGCAGGAACTGTGTGGGGGGGATTGGCAAATCCTAAATTAACATTTAGTGACAATGTGAAACTGAGGGTTGGCAATAACAAGCTTTCTTTACTTAGTGTTGCTGTCGGTCTCCCGGTTAGTTCTCTCTTTTCTGATATCTGTGTTTTCTGTAACATTCTTAATTTGTTGAAAAGTAATATTTGTAAATGTTAATCATGTTTTTGTATTCATTTAATACCAGAATGTTGGTGTGCACTTTGAAACATGGAATGCGGGGGTGTTAGGCCCAGTCACTCTGAAGGGTCTAAATGAGGGGACTCGGGA includes these proteins:
- the LOC100781959 gene encoding beta-galactosidase, translated to MGKREFHGVVLMSLCLWVCGVTASVTYDHKAIVVDGKRRILISGSIHYPRSTPQMWPDLIQKAKDGGLDVIQTYVFWNGHEPSPGQYYFEDRFDLVKFVKLVQQAGLYVHLRIGPYICAEWNFGGFPVWLKYVPGIAFRTDNEPFKAAMQKFTAKIVSLMKENRLFQSQGGPIIMSQIENEYGPVEWEIGAPGKAYTKWAAQMAVGLDTGVPWVMCKQEDAPDPVIDTCNGYYCENFKPNKNTKPKMWTENWTGWYTDFGGAVPRRPAEDLAFSVARFIQNGGSFVNYYMYHGGTNFGRTSGGLFIATSYDYDAPLDEYGLQNEPKYEHLRNLHKAIKQCEPALVATDPKVQSLGYNLEAHVFSTPGACAAFIANYDTKSYAKATFGNGQYDLPPWSISILPDCKTVVYNTAKVGNSWLKKMTPVNSAFAWQSYNEEPASSSQADSIAAYALWEQVNVTRDSSDYLWYMTDVYINANEGFLKNGQSPVLTAMSAGHVLHVFINDQLAGTVWGGLANPKLTFSDNVKLRVGNNKLSLLSVAVGLPNVGVHFETWNAGVLGPVTLKGLNEGTRDLSSQKWSYKVGLKGESLSLHTESGSSSVEWIRGSLVAKKQPLTWYKTTFSAPAGNDPLALDLGSMGKGEVWVNGRSIGRHWPGYIAHGSCNACNYAGFYTDTKCRTNCGQPSQRWYHVPRSWLSSGGNSLVVFEEWGGDPNGIALVKRT